In the Phycisphaerales bacterium genome, AAGCGACAGAACAGCTCGCTGCAACTCGGCCAACCGCTCGTAATCTCAAGTGGGCTCTGGAGAATATGCATGCCGCACTCAACGAAACACCAGTAGATCAACGAGTTGACATCGCGTATCAGCACGCCCATGAGATTTGTGAGCAAGATATTCAGATTAATCAGGCAATCGCGGCAAGCGGTCTACCGTTGATTAAATCGCTCGCAGCTGCGAATCCTAATCGACCTGTAAATGTGCTCACTCATTGCAACGCGGGCTGGCTTGCCACAGTCGATTGGGGTACCGCAACCGCTGCGATCTATCTAGCACATCAAGCAAACATCGACTTACATGTTTGGGTTGATGAAACACGTCCTCGTAGCCAAGGCGCTGCGCTGACGGCATGGGAACTTGGTCATATGGGCATTTCGCACCATCTAATCACCGATACCTGCAGCGGGCACCTCATGCAAACAGGCCAAGTTGATCTCGTCATCACTGGCGCAGATCGTGTCACAGCGACTGGTGACGTATGTAACAAGATTGGAACTTATCTGGTTGCCTTAGCTGCCTCTGATAATCAGATACCAATGTACGTTGCCACACCATCGCCAACAATTGACTGGTCGCTCTCTGATGGCCTCTCAAGCATTCCTATCGAGCAAAGATCGGTAGAAGAAGTGACTCATGTATGGGGATGTACAAAAAATGGCTCCATCGAGCAGGTACGCATCACGCCACCACAGACATCTGCAGTTAATCATGCATTTGACGTCACTCCTTCACGACTTGTTACAGGGCTCATCACAGAGCGAGGCATTGTTGATGCCAACAAGGACGACTTAGCTCATACATTCTCAGAATGTGTTGTTTCGACAAGCCCGTAATTGTGAGCAGAGGGCCATTGGGCCCTATACTGACAACATGCAAAGACCAGGCTGTGATCTCACCAATATCCAACTTGATGATATTCTGTGCGACTTTTGCCA is a window encoding:
- the mtnA gene encoding S-methyl-5-thioribose-1-phosphate isomerase, whose amino-acid sequence is MLVAGKPMRSIWCTQSGEAVSIIDQTRLPHELIISELTSVGDAANAISTMAVRGAPLIGATAAYGMALAARADASDESLAQATEQLAATRPTARNLKWALENMHAALNETPVDQRVDIAYQHAHEICEQDIQINQAIAASGLPLIKSLAAANPNRPVNVLTHCNAGWLATVDWGTATAAIYLAHQANIDLHVWVDETRPRSQGAALTAWELGHMGISHHLITDTCSGHLMQTGQVDLVITGADRVTATGDVCNKIGTYLVALAASDNQIPMYVATPSPTIDWSLSDGLSSIPIEQRSVEEVTHVWGCTKNGSIEQVRITPPQTSAVNHAFDVTPSRLVTGLITERGIVDANKDDLAHTFSECVVSTSP